One part of the Mycolicibacterium aromaticivorans JS19b1 = JCM 16368 genome encodes these proteins:
- the dnaJ gene encoding molecular chaperone DnaJ encodes MARDYYGLLGVSKGASDQELKRAYRKLAREYHPDVNPDEEAQHKFKEISAAYEVLSDPEKRRIVDLGGDPLEGAAAGANGFSGFGGLGDVFEAFFGGGGAARGPIGRVRPGSDSLLRMRLDLSECATGVTKQVTVDTAVLCDVCQGKGTHGDSTPVACDTCGGRGEVQTVQRSLLGQVMTSRPCPTCRGVGEVIPDPCHRCAGDGRVRARRDISVKIPAGVGDGMRVRLAAQGEVGPGGGPAGDLYVEVHEQQHDIFVRDGDDLHCTVSVPMVDAALGTSVTVDGILDGLTEIVIAPGTQPGSVTTLRGHGMPHLRSGVRGDLHAHIEVTVPGKLDARAKELLTEFKTRSHAEPEVKSTHSMAGNTGGLFSRLRETFSGR; translated from the coding sequence GTGGCACGGGACTACTACGGCTTGCTCGGGGTGAGCAAGGGCGCCAGCGATCAGGAGCTCAAGCGCGCCTATCGGAAGCTGGCCCGCGAATACCATCCCGACGTCAACCCCGACGAAGAAGCCCAGCACAAATTCAAGGAGATCAGCGCCGCCTACGAGGTGCTCTCCGACCCGGAGAAGCGGCGCATCGTCGACCTGGGCGGCGACCCGCTGGAGGGCGCCGCGGCGGGAGCCAACGGGTTCAGCGGCTTCGGTGGTCTGGGTGATGTGTTCGAGGCGTTCTTCGGCGGCGGCGGTGCGGCGCGCGGCCCGATCGGCCGGGTGCGGCCCGGTTCGGACTCGCTGCTGCGGATGCGCCTGGATTTGTCGGAGTGCGCGACCGGGGTGACCAAGCAGGTGACCGTCGACACCGCGGTGCTCTGTGATGTGTGCCAGGGCAAGGGAACTCACGGTGACTCCACGCCCGTAGCCTGTGACACCTGCGGCGGACGCGGCGAGGTGCAGACGGTGCAGCGTTCGCTGCTGGGCCAGGTCATGACCTCCCGGCCGTGCCCTACCTGCCGCGGCGTCGGCGAGGTCATTCCCGATCCCTGCCACCGGTGTGCCGGCGATGGACGAGTGCGTGCCCGCCGCGACATCAGCGTGAAGATTCCGGCCGGTGTCGGTGACGGCATGCGGGTTCGGTTGGCCGCGCAGGGCGAGGTCGGCCCGGGTGGCGGCCCGGCGGGCGACCTGTACGTCGAGGTCCACGAGCAGCAGCACGACATCTTCGTCCGCGACGGTGACGACCTGCATTGCACCGTGTCGGTGCCGATGGTCGACGCCGCGCTCGGTACCTCGGTCACCGTCGACGGGATCCTCGACGGGCTGACCGAGATCGTCATCGCGCCGGGCACCCAACCCGGTTCGGTGACCACGCTGCGCGGGCACGGTATGCCGCATCTGCGTTCCGGGGTCCGGGGTGACCTGCATGCGCACATCGAGGTGACGGTGCCGGGCAAGCTCGACGCCCGGGCCAAGGAACTGCTCACCGAGTTCAAGACCCGCAGCCACGCCGAACCCGAGGTCAAATCCACACACTCCATGGCAGGCAACACCGGCGGACTGTTCAGCCGGCTGCGCGAAACATTCAGCGGCCGTTAG
- a CDS encoding 16S rRNA (uracil(1498)-N(3))-methyltransferase → MADTLFFVDAIPVVGQRAVVDGDEGFHAATVRRIRPGETLVLSDGEGTLARCEVDETTKRGFSAQVLERWTLPRPHPTVTVAQGIPKSERSELAIELATEAGADDFIAWQADRCVARWDGERAEKGLRRWRAVARSAARQSRRGYIPPIDGPVATAALTDLVAQRVGAGGLVLALHESADRPLAELPFAQAASIMLIVGPEGGISDAELERLAEAGATAVRLGPTVLRTTTAAAVALGALGVLTGRWSHQRR, encoded by the coding sequence GTGGCCGACACACTGTTTTTCGTCGACGCCATTCCGGTGGTGGGGCAGCGTGCTGTCGTCGACGGCGACGAGGGTTTCCACGCCGCGACGGTCCGACGCATCCGGCCCGGCGAAACTCTCGTCCTGTCTGACGGCGAGGGCACCCTGGCCCGCTGCGAGGTGGACGAGACCACCAAGCGCGGGTTCTCGGCCCAGGTGCTTGAGCGCTGGACGCTCCCGCGTCCGCATCCGACGGTGACCGTCGCGCAGGGCATTCCGAAATCGGAGCGCTCGGAACTGGCGATCGAGCTGGCCACCGAGGCCGGTGCCGACGACTTCATCGCCTGGCAGGCCGACCGGTGTGTGGCGCGCTGGGACGGCGAACGCGCCGAGAAGGGCCTGCGCCGGTGGCGGGCGGTGGCGCGGTCGGCGGCGCGACAATCGCGGCGAGGCTATATCCCACCTATCGACGGCCCGGTCGCGACGGCTGCACTGACCGACCTGGTCGCCCAGCGGGTCGGGGCCGGCGGACTGGTTCTGGCTCTCCACGAATCGGCCGACCGCCCGCTGGCTGAACTGCCGTTCGCCCAAGCGGCGTCGATCATGCTGATCGTGGGCCCCGAAGGTGGGATCAGCGACGCCGAACTCGAGCGGCTGGCTGAGGCCGGGGCAACCGCGGTCCGGCTGGGTCCGACGGTGCTGCGCACCACGACTGCCGCGGCGGTGGCCCTCGGCGCGTTGGGGGTGTTGACCGGGCGCTGGTCGCATCAGCGTCGGTAG
- a CDS encoding PhoH family protein has product MTPRETTAARPDDSQVRSSMTVPPDLVVGLLGSADENLRALERTLSADVHVRGNTVSLSGEAADVAMAERVISELIAVVAGGQTLSPDAVRRSVGMLAGADNESPAEVLTLDILSRRGKTIRPKTLNQKRYVDAIDAHTIVFGIGPAGTGKTYLAMAKAVNALQTKQVTRIILTRPAVEAGERLGFLPGTLTEKIDPYLRPLYDALHDMMDPAAIPNLLSTGVIEVAPLAFMRGRSLNDAFIILDEAQNTTAEQMKMFLTRLGFGSKIVVTGDITQVDLPGGAKSGLRAAMDVLDGIDDIHFAELTSADVVRHRLVSEIVDAYAKAEQPTLMNRSQRRSTRR; this is encoded by the coding sequence GTGACGCCCCGCGAGACGACCGCTGCTCGCCCTGATGACAGCCAGGTGCGTAGCAGCATGACTGTTCCGCCCGACCTCGTCGTGGGCCTGCTGGGTTCCGCTGACGAGAATTTGCGCGCACTCGAACGCACTCTGTCGGCCGATGTCCATGTCCGAGGCAACACCGTCTCCCTGTCCGGTGAGGCGGCCGATGTCGCGATGGCCGAACGGGTGATCTCCGAACTCATCGCTGTTGTGGCCGGTGGTCAGACGCTGTCTCCGGATGCGGTCCGTCGCAGCGTCGGGATGCTCGCCGGAGCGGACAACGAGTCACCGGCTGAGGTGCTGACGCTGGACATCCTGTCCCGGCGCGGAAAGACCATTCGGCCCAAGACGCTCAACCAGAAGCGCTACGTCGACGCCATCGACGCCCACACGATCGTGTTCGGCATCGGTCCGGCGGGCACCGGCAAGACCTACCTGGCGATGGCCAAGGCGGTCAACGCGCTGCAGACCAAGCAGGTCACAAGGATCATCCTGACCCGGCCCGCGGTGGAAGCCGGTGAGCGCCTTGGGTTTCTGCCCGGCACGCTGACCGAGAAGATCGACCCGTACCTGCGGCCGCTCTACGACGCGCTGCACGACATGATGGACCCCGCCGCCATCCCGAACCTGCTGAGCACCGGGGTGATCGAGGTCGCGCCGCTGGCATTCATGCGTGGTCGTTCACTCAACGACGCGTTCATCATTCTCGATGAGGCGCAGAACACCACCGCCGAGCAGATGAAGATGTTCCTCACCCGGTTGGGGTTCGGCTCCAAGATCGTGGTCACCGGTGACATCACCCAGGTCGACCTGCCCGGCGGCGCCAAGTCCGGTCTGCGGGCGGCGATGGACGTGCTCGACGGCATCGACGACATCCATTTCGCCGAACTCACCAGCGCCGACGTGGTCCGCCACCGCTTGGTGTCGGAGATTGTCGACGCCTACGCCAAGGCCGAGCAGCCGACGCTGATGAACCGCTCCCAACGTCGGTCGACGCGGCGCTAG